One window of Elaeis guineensis isolate ETL-2024a chromosome 11, EG11, whole genome shotgun sequence genomic DNA carries:
- the LOC140852363 gene encoding uncharacterized protein, which translates to MGAVLDKWHFKDAVNSSGGFLTGWCNAELEGSLLSTGVYSLTISFTSKVDSFSWLVTNVYGPHDCIRRKTLSEELRSIRLKYPGPWLAVVDFNINRFTTERLGVSSSFSASREFNHFINDIDLLELNLAGRRFRSVLGSEAMPQMEAVWSKLYPGPRQDLSDLHDQFMEEEIRAALFSLGILSLPATILSLSPSPPPSSPPRDREITRVLDECRLSHAVHTRKLRELSALRSSAPPGLFFPSIARALTPLFDCARRSLAAERTVRFVSAFAALPDAKDAAASGAFLEEFLLFLLVASGAANRTASIIFALAYVCLLSHYVGHFDDLISVCWFFLIALIRECHDDSDADDDEDESSEDDDGERRFRRRRRTSGSPPPYSSAPHMLLALSGAASGGPGSTHTMAAPITVSSGGFQGPPHAVVGAMPRKRFRTKFSSEQKERMQEMSERLGWKMQKKDEAVVEEFCQQIGVERGIFKVWMHNNKHTYHGSPSSKRNEVSHGGGGGGGGGGGEGNGLGIVNDNRGGNNNVYNGCTWKGGKLRLEKAKEHYFARLKREWAEDVNLATTVHLDMKKDAEHLKMSECLDQEKMQFRIFFPKLRKVCLMTDDTILDTVLGRQLGSGHSMRSKKSRSSSSGRSDDASVPEAVRTSMSMMQDQISYWMNRSQTLERIVAAVAGRLDIDASKLAPLQSHDAASAPPSRHVSGQGSTPGGGNEANESDHT; encoded by the exons ATGGGGGCTGTACTTGATAAATGGCACTTCAAGGATGCTGTTAACTCTTCTGGTGGTTTCTTAACCGGTTGGTGCAATGCTGAACTAGAGGGCTCACTCTTATCTACCGGTGTTTATTCCTTAACCATAAGCTTCACTTCCAAAGTTGATAGTTTTTCTTGGCTAGTTACTAATGTTTACGGACCTCATGACTGTATCCGTAGAAAGACCCTTTCTGAGGAATTAAGATCTATCAGATTGAAATACCCAGGCCCCTGGCTTGCTGTGGTTGACTTCAACATCAACAGATTCACTACAGAGAGGCTTGGAGTGTCAAGTAGCTTCTCGGCTTCTAGGGAGTTCAATCATTTTATTAATGACATCGACCTTTTGGAACTCAACCTTGCTGGCAGGCGTTTCAG GTCTGTTCTAGGTTCCGAAGCAATGCCACAAATGGAAGCAGTATGGAGTAAACTGTACCCTGGCCCCAGACAAGACCTTTCAGATCTCCATGATCAATTCATGGAGGAGGAAATAAGAGCTGCTCTCTTTAGTTTAGGAA tcctctccctccccgccaccatcctctctctctctccctccccaccgccgtcgagccctccGCGAGATCGCGAGATCACGAGGGTTCTGGACGAGTGCCGGCTCTCCCACGCCGTGCACACCCGGAAGCTGAGAGAGCTCTCCGCCCTCCGCTCCTCCGCCCCTCCCGGCCTCTTCTTCCCTTCCATCGCCCGAGCCCTGACCCCTCTCTTCGACTGCGCCCGCCGCTCCCTCGCCGCCGAGCGCACCGTCCGATTCGTCTCCGCCTTCGCCGCCCTTCCCGACGCCAAGGACGCGGCCGCCTCTGGTGCCTTCCTGGAGGAGTTCCTCCTGTTCCTCCTCGTCGCCTCCGGTGCTGCGAACCGGACCGCCAGCATAATATTTGCATTGGCTTACGTTTGTCTTTTATCCCATTATGTTGGTCACTTTGATGATCTCATTTCTGTTTGTTGGTTCTTCTTAATCGCATTGATAAGAGAATGCCACGACGACAGCGACGCCGACGACGACGAGGACGAGTCGTCCGAGGACGACGACGGCGAGCGGCGCTTCCGGCGCCGGCGCCGGACCTCTGGGTCACCGCCCCCGTACTCGTCCGCTCCCCACATGCTCCTCGCCCTCAGCGGCGCCGCCAGTGGTGGTCCCGGGTCCACCCACACCATGGCCGCCCCTATAACGGTGTCTTCGGGGGGCTTTCAGGGGCCACCGCATGCGGTTGTGGGGGCGATGCCGAGGAAGAGGTTCAGAACCAAATTCAGCTCAGAGCAGAAGGAGAGGATGCAGGAGATGTCGGAGCGGCTGGGGTGGAAGATGCAGAAGAAGGACGAGGCGGTCGTCGAGGAATTCTGCCAGCAAATCGGCGTCGAGAGGGGGATCTTCAAGGTGTGGATGCATAACAACAAGCACACATATCATGGCAGCCCATCATCGAAAAGAAACGAGGTGAGCCACGGCGGCggaggtggaggtggaggtggCGGTGGCGAGGGGAATGGCCTTGGCATTGTCAATGACAATAGGGGCGGCAACAATAATGTG TATAATGGATGTACTTGGAAAGGAGGGAAGCTTAGACTTGAAAAGGCTAAAGAGCATTACTTTGCTCGCTTGAAACGAGAGTGGGCAGAAGATGTAAACCTAGCAACAACAGTTCATCTTgatatgaagaaagatgcagaacACCTGAAAATGTCAGAATGTTTGGACCAGGAGAAGATGCAGTTTCgaattttctttccaaaattgAGGAAG gtttgtttgatgacagatgatacgattttggataccgtcctcggacggcagctaggatctggtcatagcatgcggtccaaaaaatcacgcagttcgtcatccggccggtctgatgatgcatcggtgccagaggcagttaggacatccatgagcatgatgcaagatcagattagttactggatgaatcgtagtcagacgctcgagaggatcgtAGCTGCGGTGGCGGGACGGCTCGATATTGATGCTTCtaagttagcacctctacagtcacatgatgccgcctctgcaccaccatcgcgacacgtatcgggtcagggatcgacgcctggaggagggaacgaggccaatgagtcagatcatacttag